One window of Microcoleus vaginatus PCC 9802 genomic DNA carries:
- a CDS encoding PEP-CTERM sorting domain-containing protein → MIITHKFAALTATLTTALSWLAAPAMAFSVGATNKTETLKNNLLGANTAGLSNFSVSITGNSAAFGTFTNDPFGLTSGVVLSTGKVADIPGQNRKDNFTTKDSDLNTDFGAKGEKGDLTQLNLSFFANSTVEKLFFEYVFASEEFPEFGDYPKFNDDFELLLNGTNLAKLSDGKTVTINNLVPNSNNRSTDHPDYIDNPSFTGIAANIIKLDGFTKVLGFEGLLKQNQTNVLSIRIKDVGDGNLDSAVFIKGGSVGTVQPEPVPEPMTVGGLMAGGAMLAAGRKLRNRRGGSN, encoded by the coding sequence ATGATAATTACTCACAAATTTGCTGCTTTAACAGCTACATTAACTACTGCTCTGAGTTGGTTGGCAGCGCCAGCAATGGCATTTTCGGTAGGGGCAACTAATAAAACTGAGACTTTAAAAAATAATTTATTGGGGGCTAATACAGCCGGGTTGAGTAATTTCTCTGTTTCAATTACGGGTAACTCCGCTGCTTTTGGTACTTTCACTAATGACCCCTTCGGTTTGACATCAGGCGTTGTTCTCAGCACTGGTAAAGTTGCCGATATACCTGGTCAGAATCGGAAAGATAACTTCACGACAAAGGACAGCGATTTAAACACGGACTTTGGCGCTAAGGGTGAAAAGGGGGATTTGACTCAGCTAAACCTCAGCTTTTTTGCTAATAGCACGGTGGAAAAGTTGTTCTTTGAATATGTATTTGCTTCGGAGGAGTTTCCTGAGTTCGGCGATTATCCTAAGTTTAATGATGATTTTGAACTGCTGCTGAATGGCACTAATTTGGCCAAATTGAGCGACGGAAAAACAGTTACGATTAATAATCTTGTTCCCAATTCAAATAATCGCTCTACAGATCACCCAGACTATATTGACAACCCAAGTTTTACAGGTATTGCTGCTAACATCATTAAGCTGGACGGTTTTACTAAAGTTTTAGGTTTTGAGGGTTTGCTCAAGCAAAATCAGACGAATGTTCTCAGCATTCGCATTAAAGATGTGGGTGATGGCAATTTAGATTCTGCTGTATTTATTAAAGGCGGTTCTGTGGGGACGGTTCAACCTGAGCCGGTTCCCGAACCGATGACTGTGGGGGGTTTGATGGCGGGAGGCGCTATGCTGGCTGCTGGACGAAAGTTACGCAATCGCCGTGGCGGAAGTAATTAA
- a CDS encoding alpha/beta hydrolase produces MSFISIRGVEHYYEWITADNTVQPSGKPVMVFLHGWAGSARYWESTARAMADDFDCLLYDMRGFGRSPLPKEPPESSYELETYARDLAELLESLNLSRVFLNAHSTGASIATLFLNLYPEKVEKAILTCSGIFEYDEKSFTTFHKFGGYVVKFRPSWLASIPFADRLFMARFLRRSLPREVSLAFLKDFLMADEQAAIGTMVTAVSKRAAEEMPQEFARLSVPTLLVAGEFDQIIPAVMGEQAASLSKKVEFVIIPNTAHFPMLEDAATYLQRIREFLPAAA; encoded by the coding sequence ATGTCTTTCATTTCAATTCGCGGTGTAGAACATTATTACGAGTGGATAACGGCAGATAACACGGTTCAACCTAGCGGGAAACCAGTGATGGTATTTCTGCACGGCTGGGCGGGATCAGCGCGCTACTGGGAAAGCACGGCACGGGCTATGGCTGATGATTTTGATTGTTTGCTTTACGATATGAGAGGTTTTGGTCGATCGCCTTTGCCAAAAGAGCCTCCTGAGTCCAGCTACGAACTCGAAACCTATGCCCGCGACTTAGCGGAATTATTAGAATCTCTGAATTTAAGCCGCGTCTTTCTCAATGCTCACTCCACAGGTGCATCAATTGCTACTTTATTTCTGAACCTTTACCCCGAAAAAGTAGAAAAAGCAATTCTCACTTGCAGCGGGATTTTTGAATACGACGAAAAATCTTTTACAACTTTTCACAAATTCGGTGGCTATGTGGTAAAATTTAGACCCTCTTGGCTGGCATCCATCCCGTTTGCCGATCGGCTATTTATGGCCCGGTTTTTGCGCCGTTCCCTGCCCAGAGAGGTCAGTCTGGCGTTTCTCAAGGATTTTTTAATGGCAGACGAGCAAGCTGCTATAGGTACAATGGTGACGGCCGTCAGCAAAAGAGCAGCCGAGGAAATGCCCCAAGAATTTGCGCGGCTGAGTGTTCCCACACTGCTTGTTGCCGGAGAATTCGACCAAATTATCCCCGCCGTCATGGGAGAGCAAGCAGCCTCCCTCAGCAAAAAAGTAGAATTTGTTATAATTCCGAATACGGCTCACTTTCCGATGCTGGAGGATGCCGCAACATATTTGCAGCGAATTCGAGAATTTTTGCCAGCAGCGGCTTAG
- a CDS encoding molecular chaperone DnaJ, whose protein sequence is MNDLDQYYKVLGLLPGASREEISQAYKDLAFIWHPDRIPKDNPRLLQKAEEKIKEINQAREQLRSIQPRGQNQNVQHKHTQHKHTQQQNAQYRNTQQQNTQQQNAQYRNTQQQNTQQQNAQYRNTQQQNTQQQNAQYRNAQQQNTQQQNTQYRNTQQQNTQQQNTQQQNTQQPNTQQPNTHYQNTQQPNTQYQNTQYQNTQYRNSQYPNTQHQNTQPPSATPKEPRYSSEPSSGKYAGNYAGNYGGNPAGPYSEASRYQSQPPPSQSYRQAGPQAPDLSGSNFKGASLKEKDFSGRNLSNANLSEADLSDAFLHNVNLTGANLHQANLFRANLLGACLINANLRESNLIGADLSGADLSGADLTGAKIGYGDRVMVKLTRTTLTGTILPDGTVHS, encoded by the coding sequence ATGAACGACCTCGACCAATACTATAAAGTGCTGGGACTGTTGCCGGGAGCTTCCAGAGAAGAAATTAGCCAAGCCTACAAGGATTTAGCGTTCATTTGGCACCCCGATCGCATCCCCAAAGACAATCCCAGACTACTACAGAAAGCTGAAGAAAAGATTAAGGAAATTAATCAAGCTCGCGAACAATTGCGATCGATTCAACCAAGAGGTCAGAATCAGAACGTTCAGCACAAACATACTCAGCACAAACACACCCAGCAACAAAACGCTCAGTACAGAAACACTCAGCAACAAAATACCCAGCAACAAAACGCTCAGTACAGAAACACTCAGCAACAAAATACCCAGCAACAAAACGCTCAGTACAGAAACACTCAGCAACAAAATACCCAGCAACAAAACGCTCAGTACAGAAACGCTCAGCAACAAAATACCCAGCAACAAAATACCCAGTACAGAAATACCCAGCAACAAAATACCCAACAACAAAATACCCAGCAACAAAATACCCAGCAACCCAATACTCAGCAACCCAATACTCATTACCAAAACACTCAGCAACCCAATACTCAGTACCAAAACACTCAGTACCAAAACACTCAGTACAGAAATAGTCAGTATCCAAACACCCAGCACCAAAACACCCAGCCACCATCGGCCACCCCAAAAGAACCCCGCTACTCTTCTGAACCCTCTTCAGGAAAATATGCTGGAAATTATGCGGGAAACTATGGGGGAAACCCTGCAGGGCCCTATTCAGAGGCGTCCCGCTACCAATCACAGCCACCGCCATCTCAGTCTTACCGCCAAGCTGGGCCGCAAGCTCCCGATTTGAGCGGTTCTAACTTCAAAGGAGCTTCCTTAAAAGAAAAGGATTTTTCAGGAAGAAACTTGAGCAATGCAAACCTGAGTGAAGCCGACTTAAGTGATGCTTTTCTACACAATGTCAATCTCACAGGCGCGAATTTGCACCAAGCAAACTTGTTCAGGGCCAATTTGTTAGGAGCTTGTTTGATCAATGCCAACTTGAGAGAAAGCAACTTAATCGGAGCCGATTTGAGCGGTGCTGACTTGAGCGGTGCTGACTTAACAGGAGCGAAAATCGGTTACGGCGATCGAGTTATGGTCAAGCTCACCCGGACTACATTAACAGGTACAATCTTACCCGACGGTACCGTTCATAGCTAA
- a CDS encoding MFS transporter, whose amino-acid sequence MPNYQHKFRLHQPTIYLSAISLSLILGIAHGLADAAAGFLLGSLPRTMSLEQASWLIILYNILGFGYQPLAGMLTDKFQRPRLAVLGGLFSLLLGLAIAQWHSQLAVILAGIGSAAFHVGGGALALTATPNRTTGPGIFAAPGVIGLTLGGAWGWTGYKVSLPIVILLGFMMAIVAIIDLSKYDMFSHDQALSGKETIEYIQLDDWVLLVLLSAIALTSTVWTSFQFLLQRHLNQLVAIAFVAGIAKVFGGIFAQRWGWRRYTIVSLTIAAVLLLFYPPNYLTLILGLALLQSSIPVTLAATAKIMPQQPATATGFALGLAIIVGGIPVMGGLSQIAGIPAVSALIVMVSALSLWWVLKSKIILSR is encoded by the coding sequence ATGCCAAACTATCAACATAAATTCCGGTTGCACCAACCAACTATTTACCTTTCTGCTATTTCCCTCTCCTTAATTCTTGGTATTGCTCACGGTTTAGCTGATGCAGCCGCGGGGTTTCTGTTAGGAAGTTTGCCCCGCACGATGTCTTTAGAGCAAGCAAGTTGGCTGATTATTCTCTACAACATTCTGGGTTTTGGCTATCAGCCATTGGCGGGAATGCTGACAGATAAATTCCAACGTCCTCGTCTAGCTGTTTTGGGGGGATTGTTTTCGCTTTTATTGGGATTAGCGATCGCTCAATGGCATTCTCAACTAGCTGTAATTTTAGCAGGAATTGGTTCGGCGGCTTTTCATGTAGGTGGCGGCGCTTTAGCATTAACTGCTACTCCTAATCGTACTACTGGCCCGGGAATTTTTGCCGCACCAGGAGTGATCGGTTTAACATTAGGTGGTGCGTGGGGATGGACGGGTTACAAAGTTAGCTTGCCAATAGTAATACTACTCGGTTTCATGATGGCGATCGTTGCCATAATTGACTTGTCAAAATATGATATGTTCTCCCATGACCAGGCTCTGTCTGGGAAGGAAACAATCGAATATATCCAATTAGATGACTGGGTGTTATTGGTACTACTGAGCGCGATCGCGCTCACTTCCACCGTCTGGACTAGCTTCCAGTTCCTCTTACAAAGGCATCTCAATCAGCTCGTTGCGATCGCCTTTGTCGCCGGTATTGCCAAAGTCTTTGGCGGTATTTTCGCACAGCGCTGGGGCTGGAGGCGCTACACAATTGTTTCCCTCACAATTGCCGCAGTTTTATTATTATTTTATCCACCAAATTACCTCACTTTAATTCTTGGTTTAGCACTACTCCAGTCGAGTATTCCTGTCACCCTCGCCGCCACAGCCAAAATTATGCCACAACAGCCAGCCACAGCCACAGGTTTTGCACTCGGACTCGCGATTATTGTGGGCGGTATTCCAGTGATGGGTGGTTTGAGCCAGATCGCTGGCATACCGGCTGTTTCCGCTTTGATTGTTATGGTATCTGCTCTGTCGCTGTGGTGGGTGTTGAAATCGAAAATTATCCTAAGTCGATGA
- the ggt gene encoding gamma-glutamyltransferase produces the protein MLPNFLSKVEIYTCCLTVLVLGGCQQQLQPNLQQQRSKQGMAVSAHHLGSAAGLALLQQGGNAVDAAAATALAISVVEPFSAGIGGGGFLLLRRAETGTVQALDFRERAPKRAARDMYLDKQGKVRQRASLDGHLAAGIPGTVAGLYTVHREYGKLPWAAVVAPAIALAEKGFPVSSRFTTATGRRQDVIKKNGAAREVFTRGGILYQPGELLVQRDLARTLRQIAQNPQSFYTGDIARAIAADMAKNGGIITLEDLKNYTPIWRNPVCGNFRTYEICAMSPPSSGGVHLLQILNILGDTDLKRLGRQSPDTLHLLAESMRIAYADRAQYLGDPDFVRVPVKALTSSNYGKWRRSQIQMSKATPSSEVKAIDAETLNRFVWESPETTHLTVVDKERNVVSLTFTVNGGFGAGVVAAGTGILLNNEMDDFAAAPGVPNLFGLVGGEANSIAPGKTPLSSMTPVIVTENGKFRLAAGAPGGSTIITTVLQIVLNVLVYDMNVGEAVSAPRIHHQWKPDRLMVERGGVEAATLSELRRRGHQIVEGDGWGNANAIVLTTDGWLEGAADRRGEGEARGF, from the coding sequence ATGTTGCCAAATTTCTTGAGCAAAGTGGAAATTTATACTTGTTGCCTAACAGTCTTGGTGTTGGGCGGCTGCCAGCAGCAGCTACAGCCAAACTTGCAACAGCAGCGCAGCAAACAGGGCATGGCAGTTTCGGCTCACCATCTGGGGAGCGCTGCGGGGCTGGCCCTGCTGCAACAGGGAGGCAATGCAGTGGATGCGGCGGCTGCTACGGCTTTGGCGATTTCGGTGGTGGAGCCTTTTTCGGCGGGTATCGGTGGCGGGGGTTTTTTGCTCCTGCGGCGGGCGGAAACGGGGACTGTGCAAGCGCTGGATTTCCGGGAACGAGCTCCGAAACGGGCGGCGCGGGATATGTACCTCGACAAGCAAGGCAAGGTGCGCCAAAGGGCAAGTCTGGACGGGCATTTGGCGGCGGGTATTCCGGGAACTGTTGCTGGACTTTACACGGTGCACCGCGAGTATGGTAAGTTGCCTTGGGCTGCGGTGGTGGCGCCGGCGATCGCCCTGGCTGAAAAAGGCTTTCCGGTAAGTTCGCGGTTTACCACGGCTACCGGGCGACGACAGGATGTGATCAAAAAAAACGGGGCGGCGCGGGAGGTTTTTACTCGTGGTGGCATTTTATACCAGCCGGGTGAGCTTTTGGTGCAGCGGGATTTGGCGCGGACTTTGCGGCAGATTGCACAAAATCCGCAGAGTTTTTATACCGGGGACATTGCGCGGGCGATCGCCGCCGACATGGCTAAAAACGGCGGCATTATCACTCTGGAAGATTTGAAAAACTATACGCCGATTTGGCGGAATCCGGTTTGCGGGAACTTTCGCACTTACGAAATTTGCGCCATGTCGCCTCCTTCTTCCGGCGGCGTTCATTTGTTGCAAATCTTAAATATTCTGGGAGATACGGATCTCAAGAGGTTGGGGAGGCAAAGTCCAGATACGCTACATTTACTGGCGGAGAGCATGAGGATTGCTTATGCTGACCGGGCACAGTATTTGGGCGACCCGGATTTTGTGAGGGTACCGGTCAAAGCTCTGACTAGCAGCAATTATGGCAAATGGAGACGATCGCAAATCCAAATGTCAAAAGCCACACCCTCTAGCGAGGTAAAGGCTATTGACGCTGAAACTTTGAACCGCTTTGTGTGGGAGTCTCCCGAAACTACCCACCTGACGGTAGTTGACAAAGAGCGCAATGTAGTAAGCTTAACGTTTACGGTGAATGGCGGTTTTGGGGCTGGAGTGGTGGCCGCGGGTACAGGAATTTTGCTCAACAACGAGATGGATGATTTTGCAGCGGCGCCGGGAGTGCCGAATTTGTTTGGTTTGGTGGGCGGGGAGGCAAATTCGATCGCCCCGGGGAAAACTCCTTTATCCAGCATGACGCCGGTCATCGTCACAGAAAATGGCAAATTTCGCCTCGCAGCGGGGGCTCCCGGAGGCAGCACGATTATTACTACGGTGTTGCAAATAGTGCTGAATGTGTTGGTTTACGACATGAATGTCGGCGAGGCTGTGTCTGCACCTCGGATACACCACCAGTGGAAACCGGATCGCCTGATGGTGGAACGGGGAGGTGTTGAGGCTGCGACGCTTTCGGAGTTGCGGCGGCGGGGACACCAGATTGTCGAAGGTGACGGCTGGGGCAATGCCAATGCGATCGTGCTGACTACGGATGGTTGGTTGGAGGGGGCTGCCGATCGGCGCGGCGAAGGAGAAGCAAGGGGGTTTTAG
- a CDS encoding glycosyltransferase family 2 protein, protein MQVMNSQKVSVIIPAFNAADTLAETVASVLNGTHKNLEILIVDDCSTDATDKVAAKLVEQDSRIQYFRNSQNYGVSKSRNLMIYRATGEYVAFIDSDDTWEPNKLEVCLKMLADNPEVKAVAHALRYLDKHGKKLSYIPTYPTTKAEMQAIKETGESPWVFPSSVVVDRSILLKEGGFAEDWQVGEDTELFTKLAQKYGLLAATEPLGNYRIRGKSLTDKHWLKKRIASECVKENQLRRLRGEKELSLHEYEQLCFKNLPLLQRLNKFREVLALHYMRKLGQSWLNREVLPTIVYGITTTVLNPKATVDKWKWMKNHEKLSHHTAEGIAHSPELNPQRSSEIGGLS, encoded by the coding sequence ATGCAAGTTATGAACAGCCAAAAAGTCAGCGTAATCATTCCTGCATTCAATGCTGCCGACACTCTGGCCGAGACAGTTGCCTCCGTACTCAATGGTACCCACAAGAATCTAGAAATTTTAATTGTTGATGACTGCTCTACTGATGCTACTGACAAAGTGGCTGCTAAGCTGGTAGAGCAAGATTCGAGAATTCAATACTTCAGGAATTCCCAAAATTACGGGGTTTCTAAGTCGAGAAATTTAATGATATATCGCGCCACGGGCGAGTATGTAGCGTTTATCGACAGCGACGATACCTGGGAACCCAATAAGTTAGAAGTTTGTTTGAAGATGCTCGCAGACAATCCCGAAGTCAAAGCTGTGGCTCACGCTTTGCGATATTTAGACAAGCACGGTAAGAAGTTGAGTTATATTCCCACCTATCCTACCACTAAAGCAGAAATGCAGGCGATTAAGGAGACAGGGGAAAGTCCTTGGGTTTTCCCGTCTTCTGTTGTAGTTGATCGCTCCATTCTTCTCAAAGAAGGCGGGTTTGCAGAAGATTGGCAGGTAGGAGAAGATACAGAGTTATTTACCAAACTTGCTCAAAAGTATGGCTTGCTAGCGGCGACAGAACCTTTGGGGAATTATCGAATTAGAGGGAAATCTCTCACAGATAAGCACTGGCTGAAAAAGCGCATAGCTTCTGAGTGTGTCAAGGAAAACCAACTGCGCCGGCTGCGGGGAGAAAAAGAGTTATCACTCCACGAGTACGAACAGTTATGTTTTAAGAATTTGCCGCTTTTGCAAAGGCTTAACAAATTTCGAGAAGTTTTGGCCCTGCACTACATGAGAAAGCTGGGACAAAGTTGGCTAAATCGGGAGGTTTTGCCTACTATTGTTTACGGCATCACTACCACAGTGCTCAATCCTAAAGCTACTGTGGACAAGTGGAAATGGATGAAGAATCACGAAAAGTTGAGTCATCACACCGCAGAAGGTATTGCTCATTCGCCAGAATTAAACCCCCAGCGATCGTCTGAAATCGGGGGGCTGTCCTAA
- a CDS encoding anti-sigma factor antagonist: protein MSPVVKIIQPSGILDGTKASQFRQEISDLVEAGADVVLIDFTDVTFMDSSGLGALVLALKTVRAAGSQLVVCSINEQIRILFELTSMDRVFEIFPTRDAFNSKIPSTN, encoded by the coding sequence ATGAGTCCTGTAGTTAAAATTATTCAGCCCTCTGGCATTTTAGACGGCACCAAGGCAAGTCAATTCCGCCAAGAGATTAGCGACCTAGTGGAAGCGGGAGCCGATGTGGTATTGATAGACTTCACTGATGTGACATTTATGGATAGTTCTGGTTTGGGCGCTTTAGTCTTAGCGCTCAAAACAGTCCGGGCCGCTGGGAGTCAATTAGTTGTCTGTTCTATCAACGAGCAAATCCGCATCTTATTTGAACTCACCAGCATGGATCGAGTTTTCGAGATATTTCCGACCCGCGATGCTTTTAATAGCAAAATTCCCTCAACTAACTAA
- a CDS encoding response regulator, whose product MFQILVIDDDTAVQELLRRTLKKQGYEVTVASNGEDGVAQAQKLRPALIICDWIMPRLTGIDVCRRVKADPDLSTTQFFLLTSLGSIADRVKGLDAGADDFISKPIELNELQARVRAGLRLHQLSRDLKIAKQSLEAELAEAAEYVQSLLPDPMTEPFSIEAKFIPSRQLGGDCFDYNWLDADYLAIYLLDVAGHGLRAALPSVAVLNLLRSRTLPNIDYYKPSDVLRALNTTFQMSYQNDKYFTIWYGVYNRISRQLVYASAGHPPAVLISQSPASTAKIQRLKTPGMPVGMFPDAPYVDNCCDVEDLSTLYIFSDGVYEIHQPDGNIWGLDPFVDLLAAYNGASADQLELVLNYIQKLNAKAVFDDDWSLLKVNFG is encoded by the coding sequence ATGTTTCAAATTCTGGTTATTGACGATGATACGGCTGTTCAAGAACTGCTGAGAAGAACCCTGAAAAAACAGGGTTACGAAGTAACAGTAGCAAGCAATGGCGAAGACGGTGTAGCCCAGGCGCAAAAATTGCGTCCGGCCCTGATAATTTGCGATTGGATCATGCCGCGCTTGACCGGCATCGATGTCTGCCGTCGAGTCAAGGCAGATCCGGATCTGTCAACTACACAATTCTTTTTGTTGACTTCTTTGGGTTCGATCGCCGATCGAGTCAAAGGCCTCGACGCCGGTGCCGACGATTTTATCTCCAAGCCGATCGAACTCAACGAGTTACAGGCGAGAGTACGCGCGGGATTGAGGCTGCACCAACTCAGCCGAGATTTGAAAATAGCCAAGCAAAGTCTGGAAGCAGAGTTAGCCGAGGCCGCCGAGTACGTGCAATCGCTGCTGCCAGATCCGATGACGGAACCTTTTAGCATCGAGGCAAAATTCATTCCCTCCCGGCAGTTGGGGGGAGATTGCTTCGACTACAACTGGCTAGATGCCGATTATTTGGCGATTTACTTGCTCGACGTAGCCGGTCACGGTTTGCGGGCGGCGCTGCCTTCGGTGGCCGTGCTGAATTTGCTGCGATCGCGCACGCTCCCCAACATAGACTACTACAAACCCAGCGACGTTTTGCGCGCCCTGAACACCACCTTCCAGATGAGCTACCAAAATGACAAGTATTTCACCATCTGGTATGGCGTTTACAACCGCATTTCTCGCCAGCTAGTTTATGCCAGCGCCGGCCATCCACCGGCCGTGTTGATTTCCCAGTCCCCTGCGAGCACCGCTAAAATCCAGCGATTAAAAACCCCCGGAATGCCGGTCGGGATGTTCCCCGACGCCCCCTATGTCGATAATTGCTGCGATGTCGAGGATTTGAGCACTCTCTACATCTTTAGCGACGGGGTATACGAGATCCACCAACCTGACGGCAATATCTGGGGGCTTGACCCTTTCGTAGATTTGTTAGCAGCTTACAACGGTGCAAGTGCCGACCAGTTAGAGCTGGTTTTGAACTACATTCAAAAGTTGAACGCTAAAGCAGTTTTTGATGATGATTGGTCTTTACTCAAGGTAAACTTTGGCTAG
- a CDS encoding DUF1350 domain-containing protein, which translates to MDWQEISGNWVLIPSRPIGIVHFLGGAFVATAPQLTYRWLLEALGNQGYLVVATPFVNTLDHIAIARDVLNKFENALDRLRGSKLLKSSYLPIYGMGHSMGCKLHLLIGSVFDIERAGNILISFNNYAASEAIPIVEQISPVFNVEFTPSPQETNRLVQDSYQIRRNLLVKFNGDNIDQTLLLTKLLKARFPEMITVQTLTGNHQTPLGQDVSWPVGQIFTPFDAIGQWVKQEVYRELNELKRTILLWLNPLSRV; encoded by the coding sequence ATGGACTGGCAAGAAATTTCTGGCAATTGGGTATTAATTCCCTCAAGACCGATCGGGATCGTACATTTTCTCGGCGGTGCATTTGTGGCGACAGCACCGCAACTCACCTATCGCTGGCTGTTAGAGGCTTTGGGGAATCAAGGATATCTTGTAGTCGCAACGCCGTTTGTCAATACTTTGGATCATATTGCGATCGCCCGCGATGTGCTCAACAAATTTGAAAATGCCCTCGATCGCCTGCGGGGCAGTAAATTGCTCAAATCTTCCTATCTCCCCATTTACGGTATGGGACACAGCATGGGATGCAAACTGCACTTGCTGATCGGTTCTGTATTTGACATAGAAAGGGCAGGCAATATTCTGATTTCTTTCAACAATTATGCGGCATCCGAAGCAATCCCCATTGTCGAGCAAATTTCCCCCGTCTTTAACGTCGAGTTTACCCCTTCCCCGCAAGAGACTAATCGCCTCGTCCAAGATAGCTATCAAATTCGGCGCAATCTTTTAGTCAAATTTAACGGCGACAACATCGACCAAACCCTGCTGTTGACAAAACTGCTAAAAGCACGATTTCCCGAGATGATTACAGTTCAGACTCTGACTGGCAACCATCAAACGCCCTTGGGGCAAGATGTTAGCTGGCCTGTGGGTCAAATTTTTACACCCTTCGACGCGATCGGGCAATGGGTCAAACAAGAAGTGTATCGAGAATTAAATGAATTAAAACGGACAATTCTGCTGTGGCTTAATCCTCTGTCCCGCGTTTAA
- a CDS encoding ATP-binding protein — MIELKGSEKLPMLKKADLQVNTGLSGLSWVLSWFGQLYDSRIPTSVWIRCQLALAEGFTNAVRHAHKGKPPDLRVEIQVAVFAESLEIKIWDSGDPFDLEQKIKDISEKVDINSPGGRGLKLIKDIADSISYVRTADGRNCLSMVKNYTPVSTPNNEDDILEVVEEISD, encoded by the coding sequence GTGATTGAATTAAAGGGTTCCGAAAAGTTGCCGATGCTAAAAAAAGCGGATCTTCAAGTCAATACAGGTCTGAGTGGATTAAGCTGGGTTTTGTCGTGGTTTGGACAATTGTACGACTCGCGAATTCCTACAAGTGTGTGGATACGGTGTCAGTTAGCTTTGGCTGAGGGCTTTACGAATGCGGTGCGTCACGCCCACAAGGGCAAACCACCGGATTTGCGTGTTGAGATTCAGGTGGCGGTGTTCGCTGAATCTTTAGAGATTAAAATTTGGGACTCGGGCGATCCGTTTGATTTAGAGCAAAAAATCAAAGATATTTCGGAAAAAGTCGATATTAACTCTCCGGGCGGGCGGGGTCTAAAATTGATTAAAGACATCGCAGACAGTATTAGTTATGTGAGAACGGCTGATGGACGGAACTGTTTGTCGATGGTCAAAAATTATACTCCTGTCTCAACGCCGAACAATGAAGATGATATTTTGGAAGTGGTAGAGGAAATTTCTGATTAA
- a CDS encoding helix-turn-helix domain-containing protein, whose product MTANIPDYSPQLQRLMQQAGLSSDRELSQKAGVSDIQLSRLRRGLALQTRADILLKISQALQISLTELLATLAPDYVELEQAPPTAVEQEYQRLQASLEQQRESLLQEFQLSSVQILESWMLQWPTAASKAQENHNLRAQKLLPLLRPVEQLLEHWGVESIAPVGAQIPYNPQQHQLMEGTAEPGEPVKVRYTGYRQGDKLLYRAKVSLV is encoded by the coding sequence GTGACTGCCAATATTCCAGATTATTCTCCTCAACTGCAACGCCTGATGCAACAGGCGGGGCTTTCGAGCGATCGAGAACTCAGCCAAAAAGCAGGAGTTTCCGATATCCAGCTAAGTCGTCTGCGTCGCGGCTTAGCTTTGCAAACCCGAGCCGACATCCTGCTCAAAATCAGTCAAGCTTTACAAATTTCCTTAACCGAACTGCTCGCAACCTTGGCGCCAGACTATGTAGAGTTAGAACAGGCACCACCGACAGCCGTAGAACAAGAATATCAGCGCCTGCAAGCTTCGCTCGAACAGCAGCGAGAATCTTTGCTGCAGGAATTCCAGCTATCTAGCGTGCAAATTTTAGAATCTTGGATGTTGCAGTGGCCGACTGCTGCGAGCAAAGCTCAGGAAAATCACAACTTGCGGGCTCAGAAACTACTGCCCTTGCTGCGGCCCGTCGAGCAGTTATTGGAGCATTGGGGAGTGGAGTCGATCGCCCCAGTCGGAGCCCAGATTCCCTACAACCCCCAACAGCACCAGCTCATGGAAGGAACAGCCGAGCCCGGAGAACCCGTCAAAGTCCGCTACACAGGCTACAGACAAGGGGACAAACTCCTCTACCGCGCCAAAGTTAGCTTGGTTTGA